In Nocardia yunnanensis, one DNA window encodes the following:
- a CDS encoding penicillin-binding transpeptidase domain-containing protein: MAEFSRKTLTGVCAAAMLVTATACATNSTSGLAKTVDAFADALTRDDVPAAAKATSDPAKATDTLGTLYDNLGKQVNFTASKIEDSDQGGTFTLNATWKLGKDGKDQWTYTTTGRADRSGGDWKVQWDPATVAPGLNVGPLSYGLVYPDPAKVLDGAGGDLLTQQVVTLVNVAPGADTAAVAAALAPVAPDVTAASLNSELAAAQGKPVTAVTLRDSDYATVRSGLENLPNVTLPQQTRLLTVDKSLSSPTFSGLSDLWQQQADAAAGWAVRAQGSDGTQRVGGPDPKPVSDIHTTLDVGLQRAAEAALTPVTTPAAIVALQPSTGKVLAMAQNAAGDAQGPIALTGLYPPGSTFKTVTVSAAMQAGEVAPDSMVACPGKENIEGREIPNDNNFDLGQVPLHTGFAKSCNTTMGRLAVQLPPDGLTQAAAQLGLGIDYVTPGLTTVTGSVPTADTPALRVEEGIGQGKVTGSPFGMALVAAALARGSVPPPMLVQGQPGTTAKQPPALPAGIADQVKAMMRETITGGTATALRDIPGLLGKTGTAEYIDDKHAHGWFVGIDGDLAFAVFISDAGSSDPAVQAAGRMLRAAH, translated from the coding sequence ATGGCAGAGTTCAGCAGGAAGACGCTCACGGGTGTCTGCGCGGCGGCAATGCTGGTGACGGCGACGGCGTGCGCCACCAATTCCACGTCGGGGCTGGCCAAGACGGTCGATGCCTTCGCCGACGCGCTCACCCGCGACGATGTGCCGGCGGCCGCCAAGGCGACCAGCGACCCGGCCAAGGCCACCGACACGCTGGGCACGCTGTACGACAATCTGGGCAAGCAGGTGAACTTCACCGCGAGCAAGATCGAGGACAGCGACCAGGGCGGCACCTTCACCCTGAACGCCACCTGGAAACTCGGCAAGGACGGCAAGGACCAGTGGACGTACACGACCACCGGCCGCGCCGACCGATCCGGGGGTGACTGGAAGGTCCAGTGGGATCCGGCCACCGTCGCGCCCGGCCTGAACGTCGGTCCCCTGTCCTACGGCCTCGTCTACCCCGACCCGGCCAAGGTGCTCGACGGCGCGGGCGGTGACCTGCTCACCCAGCAGGTGGTGACGCTGGTGAACGTCGCTCCCGGCGCCGACACCGCCGCGGTCGCCGCCGCCCTGGCGCCGGTCGCACCGGACGTCACCGCTGCGAGTTTGAACTCGGAACTCGCGGCAGCCCAGGGCAAACCGGTGACGGCGGTGACGCTGCGCGACTCCGATTACGCCACTGTGCGATCCGGGCTGGAGAACCTGCCGAATGTCACACTGCCCCAGCAGACTCGCTTGCTGACCGTCGACAAATCCCTGTCCTCGCCGACCTTCTCGGGCCTGTCCGACCTGTGGCAGCAGCAGGCCGACGCGGCGGCGGGCTGGGCGGTGCGCGCGCAGGGCAGCGACGGCACCCAGCGCGTCGGCGGCCCGGATCCCAAGCCCGTCAGCGATATTCACACCACGCTCGATGTCGGATTGCAGCGGGCCGCCGAGGCCGCGCTCACGCCCGTCACCACCCCGGCGGCGATCGTCGCGTTGCAGCCCTCCACCGGAAAGGTGCTGGCCATGGCGCAGAACGCGGCCGGGGACGCGCAGGGGCCGATCGCGCTGACCGGGCTGTATCCGCCGGGGTCGACCTTCAAGACCGTCACCGTCTCGGCCGCCATGCAGGCGGGCGAGGTCGCCCCCGACTCGATGGTCGCCTGCCCCGGCAAGGAGAACATCGAGGGCCGGGAGATTCCCAACGACAACAACTTCGACCTCGGGCAGGTGCCGCTGCACACCGGGTTCGCCAAGTCCTGCAACACCACCATGGGCCGACTGGCTGTGCAGCTGCCGCCGGACGGGCTGACCCAGGCGGCCGCGCAACTCGGGCTCGGAATCGACTATGTGACACCGGGTTTGACCACCGTGACCGGGAGCGTGCCGACCGCCGACACGCCCGCCCTGCGCGTGGAGGAGGGCATCGGTCAGGGCAAGGTCACCGGCTCCCCGTTCGGCATGGCGCTGGTGGCCGCCGCGCTGGCGCGTGGGTCGGTGCCGCCGCCGATGCTGGTGCAAGGCCAGCCCGGCACCACCGCCAAACAGCCGCCCGCCCTCCCGGCCGGTATCGCCGATCAAGTGAAAGCCATGATGCGCGAGACGATCACGGGCGGCACCGCCACCGCGTTGCGCGATATTCCGGGCCTGCTCGGCAAGACCGGCACCGCCGAGTACATCGACGACAAGCACGCGCACGGCTGGTTCGTCGGCATCGACGGCGACCTGGCGTTCGCCGTATTCATCAGCGACGCGGGCAGTTCCGACCCGGCCGTCCAGGCCGCCGGCCGGATGCTGCGCGCCGCACACTGA
- a CDS encoding amino acid permease, whose product MFRTKSVEQSIRDTDEPDSKLRKDLTARDLTIFGVAVVIGAGIFTLTARTAGTVAGPSVSLAFVFAAIACGLTALCYAEFASTVPVAGSAYTFAYATFGEVIAWIIGWDLILEFALAVSVVAKGWSQYLGEVLGGVVNPVASIGSLHFDWGAVVIIAIVGVLLATGTKLSSRVSAVAVAVKLAVIALVLVVGATYFKASNLTPYIPPAQPSQQAGGVHQSLFSFLTGSGGTSFGWYGLLAAASLVFFAFVGFDVVATTAEETRNPQRDVPRGIFGSLAIVTVLYVAVSLVLTGMVPYTELASGNATLATAFAIHGVTWAKNIISIGALAGLSTVVMVMFLGQTRVLFAMARDGLLPRGLAHTGKHGTPVRLTVIVGVVCALLAGFVDFGTLEEMVNIGTLVAFVLVSLGVPILRRTRPDLKRGFRVPLVPVVPILAALACLWLMLNLSIETWLRFVIWMAAGIVIYFAYSRRHSVLGRAHATAARSIPAAESIPAAEPDPVG is encoded by the coding sequence ATGTTCCGCACCAAATCGGTCGAGCAATCGATCCGGGATACCGATGAACCGGATTCCAAGCTACGCAAGGATCTGACGGCGAGGGATCTCACCATCTTCGGTGTCGCGGTGGTGATCGGGGCGGGCATCTTCACCCTGACCGCCCGGACCGCCGGCACGGTCGCGGGACCGTCGGTCTCGCTGGCCTTCGTGTTCGCGGCCATCGCGTGCGGGCTGACGGCCCTGTGCTACGCCGAGTTCGCCTCGACGGTGCCGGTGGCGGGCAGCGCGTACACGTTCGCGTACGCCACTTTCGGCGAGGTCATCGCCTGGATCATCGGGTGGGACCTGATTCTCGAGTTCGCCCTGGCGGTTTCGGTGGTCGCCAAGGGGTGGTCGCAGTACCTGGGTGAGGTGCTCGGCGGGGTGGTGAACCCGGTCGCGTCGATCGGCTCGCTGCACTTCGACTGGGGCGCAGTCGTGATCATCGCGATCGTCGGCGTGCTGCTGGCCACCGGCACCAAACTCTCCTCCCGGGTGTCGGCCGTCGCGGTCGCCGTCAAACTGGCCGTGATCGCGCTGGTGCTGGTGGTAGGCGCGACCTATTTCAAGGCGTCCAACCTCACCCCCTACATTCCGCCGGCGCAGCCGTCGCAGCAGGCCGGCGGTGTGCACCAGTCGCTGTTCTCCTTCCTGACCGGTTCCGGCGGAACGTCTTTCGGCTGGTACGGCCTGCTGGCGGCGGCCTCGCTGGTGTTCTTCGCGTTCGTCGGCTTCGACGTGGTCGCCACCACCGCCGAGGAGACCCGCAACCCGCAACGGGATGTGCCGCGCGGCATCTTCGGCTCGCTCGCCATCGTGACCGTGCTCTACGTCGCGGTGTCGCTGGTACTCACCGGCATGGTGCCCTACACCGAACTGGCCAGCGGAAACGCCACCCTGGCAACCGCTTTCGCGATCCACGGCGTCACCTGGGCCAAGAACATCATCTCCATCGGCGCGCTGGCGGGGCTGTCGACGGTGGTCATGGTGATGTTCCTGGGTCAGACCCGGGTGCTGTTCGCCATGGCCCGCGACGGCCTGCTGCCGCGCGGCCTGGCGCACACCGGCAAGCACGGCACGCCGGTGCGCCTGACCGTGATCGTCGGCGTGGTCTGCGCGCTGCTCGCCGGATTCGTGGACTTCGGCACGCTCGAGGAAATGGTCAATATCGGCACCCTGGTGGCGTTCGTGCTGGTGTCGCTGGGCGTGCCGATCCTGCGCCGCACTCGCCCCGATCTGAAGCGCGGCTTCCGCGTGCCGCTCGTGCCGGTGGTGCCGATCCTGGCGGCCCTGGCCTGTCTGTGGCTGATGCTCAACCTGTCGATCGAGACGTGGCTGCGCTTCGTCATCTGGATGGCCGCGGGCATCGTCATCTACTTCGCCTACTCCCGCCGCCACTCCGTACTGGGCCGCGCGCACGCCACGGCCGCCCGCTCGATTCCGGCGGCGGAATCCATTCCGGCCGCCGAGCCCGACCCCGTCGGATGA
- a CDS encoding LysR family transcriptional regulator produces MDPLRQLRYFIAVAEELHFGRAAQRLRIAQPALSQRIRKLESELGARLLERDSRRVELTEAGQILLVEARDLIARWERTASLVGKAHRGEIDALRVGVPPELAGRVLAAVLTAFESREVRVDLQELTTAEQVRLLADRQLDAGLLQYPVDVVGLESGPAVETPLGVVLPRDSPLAARSTLTLSELAGNGLVIFPRAAAPGLYDATLRTCWEHGFRPTSVQHARNPEFVLGMVLSGRGVAFDQGLVAQKEPRVVWRPLPEGTLSWRFALTWPAAAPHPLVRDLAELIVTVMQGDGASRPVPVPSMPNQAVPQRPWDVVAGRS; encoded by the coding sequence GTGGACCCGCTGCGTCAACTGCGCTACTTCATCGCCGTGGCCGAGGAGCTGCACTTCGGGCGGGCGGCTCAGCGGTTGCGGATCGCTCAACCGGCCTTGAGCCAACGCATTCGGAAGCTGGAGAGCGAGCTGGGCGCCCGGCTGCTGGAACGCGACAGCAGGCGCGTCGAGCTCACCGAGGCGGGCCAGATTCTGCTGGTGGAGGCGCGAGACCTGATCGCGCGCTGGGAGCGGACGGCGTCGCTGGTCGGCAAGGCGCATCGCGGCGAGATCGACGCGCTGCGGGTCGGGGTGCCGCCAGAGCTGGCGGGGCGCGTGCTCGCGGCCGTGCTGACCGCGTTCGAGAGCCGCGAGGTGCGGGTGGATCTCCAGGAGCTGACCACCGCGGAACAGGTTCGGCTGCTGGCGGATCGGCAGCTGGACGCCGGACTGCTGCAATATCCGGTGGACGTGGTCGGCCTGGAATCCGGTCCGGCGGTGGAGACCCCGCTCGGGGTGGTGCTGCCCCGCGACTCCCCGCTCGCGGCACGCTCCACCTTGACACTGTCCGAGCTGGCGGGAAACGGACTGGTGATCTTCCCCCGCGCCGCCGCCCCGGGCCTCTACGACGCCACCCTGCGCACCTGCTGGGAGCACGGCTTCCGGCCCACCTCGGTGCAGCACGCCCGCAATCCCGAATTCGTGCTCGGCATGGTGCTCTCCGGGCGCGGCGTCGCCTTCGATCAGGGATTGGTGGCGCAGAAGGAGCCGCGGGTGGTGTGGCGGCCGCTGCCGGAAGGGACGTTGAGCTGGCGGTTCGCGCTGACCTGGCCCGCCGCCGCACCGCATCCGCTGGTGCGGGACCTCGCGGAACTCATCGTCACCGTGATGCAGGGTGACGGCGCGTCCCGTCCGGTCCCCGTTCCCTCGATGCCGAATCAGGCTGTGCCGCAACGTCCGTGGGATGTGGTGGCGGGCCGGTCGTGA
- a CDS encoding thioesterase family protein translates to MTRTQDVTATQQRDPIGEAGTTAYYLAQEPAVEGYERYLASASTVSVWAATMQHGAPPSALLARAVERCAPRAGARVARLTMEILGPVPVGEVEVRAWVERPGKRIELIAAELIATQPDGSRRAVAKATAWRIATSDTSGVTHAADAPLPPVPEPTEVGWGVPDGWDVGYVRSVEIRAVAGDDVTRRVWVRPLVEVVAGEEISPLVRVFSVADVANGIGARLDPNRFTFLNTDLTIDLFRLPVSEWIGLAVQTSIGPDGVGTCSTVLHDEQGPIGRCLQILEVRPR, encoded by the coding sequence GTGACCCGAACCCAGGACGTGACAGCGACACAGCAGCGGGACCCGATCGGCGAGGCCGGCACCACGGCGTACTACCTCGCGCAGGAGCCCGCGGTCGAGGGCTACGAACGGTATCTGGCCAGCGCGTCGACGGTGAGCGTGTGGGCGGCGACGATGCAGCACGGCGCTCCCCCGTCGGCGCTGCTGGCCCGGGCCGTCGAACGATGCGCACCCCGCGCGGGCGCCCGGGTCGCGCGCTTGACGATGGAGATCCTCGGGCCGGTGCCGGTCGGGGAGGTCGAGGTGCGGGCCTGGGTCGAACGGCCCGGCAAGCGAATCGAATTGATCGCCGCCGAACTCATCGCCACCCAGCCCGACGGGAGCCGCCGGGCGGTCGCCAAGGCCACCGCCTGGCGGATCGCCACGTCGGACACCAGCGGCGTGACTCACGCCGCCGACGCGCCGCTGCCGCCGGTCCCGGAGCCCACCGAGGTCGGGTGGGGCGTGCCGGACGGCTGGGATGTCGGGTACGTGCGCTCGGTCGAGATCCGGGCCGTCGCCGGTGACGACGTCACCCGGCGGGTGTGGGTGCGACCGCTCGTCGAGGTCGTCGCGGGCGAGGAGATCTCGCCGCTGGTGCGGGTGTTCTCGGTCGCCGATGTCGCCAATGGCATTGGCGCACGGCTGGATCCGAACCGGTTCACCTTCCTCAACACCGATCTCACCATCGACCTGTTCCGGCTCCCGGTCAGCGAATGGATCGGGCTGGCGGTGCAGACCTCGATCGGGCCCGACGGCGTCGGCACGTGCTCGACAGTCCTGCACGACGAACAGGGCCCGATCGGGCGCTGCCTCCAGATCCTCGAGGTCCGCCCGCGCTGA
- a CDS encoding serine hydrolase produces MDQIFGSVGVQGRVHARCVDCAGEFGWGADEPVVLSSVVKVPLVLEFARQVAAGQLDATDRVRATAATRLGGVGTAGCLDDVEYSLRDAARFALTISDNTAADLLFDRVGVENVRSLVRELGLTRTRIVGSLRDILYRMAADIGARDLHEFARRYPESSDAEVFGSSAVDPLRTTASTAREMTSLLAAIATDRAAGPEVCGWVRDLMRQQVFGNRLPSGFPPGTDIWSKTGTMPGIRNEIGVVGYPDGSRCAVAVFTVSQLLAGRQPAVDRAIGEAARTAVERIVHSCPRAARRESVTTGPPPHPTDVAAQPDSASRERGPDGTRRHPASR; encoded by the coding sequence ATGGACCAGATCTTCGGGAGTGTCGGCGTCCAGGGCCGAGTGCACGCCCGCTGTGTCGACTGCGCCGGTGAATTCGGCTGGGGCGCGGACGAACCGGTGGTGCTGTCCTCGGTGGTGAAGGTGCCGCTGGTGCTGGAGTTCGCGCGGCAGGTCGCGGCCGGGCAGCTCGACGCCACCGATCGGGTGCGGGCCACCGCCGCCACCCGGCTGGGCGGCGTCGGCACCGCCGGCTGCCTCGACGATGTGGAGTACAGCCTGCGCGACGCCGCCCGCTTCGCACTCACGATCAGCGACAACACCGCCGCCGATCTGCTGTTCGATCGCGTCGGGGTGGAGAACGTGCGCTCGCTGGTGCGTGAGCTCGGGCTCACCCGGACCCGGATCGTGGGCTCGCTGCGCGACATCCTGTACCGCATGGCCGCGGATATCGGCGCCCGCGATCTGCACGAATTCGCCCGGCGCTACCCGGAATCCAGTGACGCCGAGGTGTTCGGCTCGAGCGCGGTGGATCCGCTGCGCACCACCGCGAGCACGGCGCGCGAGATGACGAGCCTGCTGGCGGCGATCGCCACGGACCGGGCCGCGGGCCCGGAGGTCTGCGGTTGGGTTCGAGATCTCATGCGACAGCAGGTGTTCGGGAACCGGCTGCCGTCCGGCTTCCCGCCTGGCACGGATATCTGGTCCAAGACCGGGACGATGCCCGGCATTCGCAACGAGATCGGTGTCGTCGGCTACCCAGATGGAAGTCGTTGCGCCGTCGCGGTTTTCACCGTCTCCCAGCTGCTCGCCGGTCGGCAGCCCGCGGTGGATCGGGCCATCGGGGAGGCGGCGCGCACGGCCGTCGAGCGCATCGTGCACAGCTGCCCGCGGGCGGCCCGGCGCGAATCCGTCACGACCGGCCCGCCACCACATCCCACGGACGTTGCGGCACAGCCTGATTCGGCATCGAGGGAACGGGGACCGGACGGGACGCGCCGTCACCCTGCATCACGGTGA